In Thermococcus profundus, the genomic stretch TGCCCAAGCAGATGGTATCGGCTGGGAGCTCTACCCGAACCCTTTCGTGAGGCGTTTTATGGTCTTGGAGGTCTGGAGGGCTTGAGAACGAATTTTAGTTCTTCCCTCAGTTTTTAAGGAGTGATACCCTCGATGCAGCGGATCAAAGATTATGCCCCTTTGCCGTTCTGATGCTGATTCCAGTGCCCACTCGACTCCAGGGAGGCCAAAAGAAAGAGGAAAGAAAGGGATAGTTGGCATTACGAGTGGTTTTGGCTCTCTGGGTCTTGTATATGTTGCTTCTGACCTGTTGGAACCTCGCACTCCGGCCCATCCCTAATCTCAATGCCCGGTATCTTCCCTATCCTCGATATTATCACTTCACCCTCGTAGTTTTTCACTCCGGAGATTGAATACAAGATGAGCTTGTCCTCCCCGGGACATGTTCTAATCCTTGCCCGTATGACATAGTCTCTGCCAAGATATATGCTCATTGTATATTCATGTGTCAGGTAATCAAAGTGTAAATCAACAGGACGTGTTGCATATGGTCCCATGGCAGCATGTACTAACTGGAAAAGCAATTTATTTGCATGTTCAATGTCTATGTGAGCGGTTAAATTGGAAGCATCCTCACGATTGGATGTAACAACGAGGAGACTACTTCGGACGTATGACTGATTTGTACCCTCTGGCCCCTCTTCGTCGCTGTCTGCGTAATACTCATCCAGATATATTTTTATACGGGTCTCAAAACCAATATAACCAAAAACAGAGGATAACCCTGTTAAATCACTCCCAAACAGACCGCAGGGAAACACAAGCTTGGAAATCTTCTTAATGGCCTCCGTTGCAGAACGCTCGAGGCTTCTCCCGAGTTCCATGTGTATTATGTCATCAAGTCTAATGCAACCGTCATGCACGTACATATAGGTCCATAGAAACTTCCCCCAATCCACTACTGCATACCACTGCCAGCTGTGCAAGTTTTCAGCGATGACTACCGGTGTTATTCTGGTACTCCTAAATTTCTCCGCATTCCTCCTTAATACTATTAGGCCCCAAATTAGTTCACCCTCCGCTCGAAGAAGCCTAATGAAGGCTTCAGCCAGCTTCATGTTCTTCAACAATCTGCACTCGTTATTAAGGACGAACAGCATATTGCCATCCTTTATGACCCTGCCCTTGAATGACCTAACCCAGTGATAGAATTTCCCATCCCCTCGTATCACTGAGACCTCTATTTCACCAATTTCTGGTTCCGCTCCCTGGATGACACTCCTCAGCTTTTTAAAATCTAAGATGTAGCGTTCCATCCTCACTCGCCCCCCCAATAAGCTTCATCAATAGGATAACCAACGGAATGTCCGGAATCCAAATCAAAAATGTCAGTTGCTATTTTCCAGGTAATTGCCTCAAGCATTTTCCTTAAACGGTTCTCGTTGGCACGTATTAAGTCCTCAAGACCCAGCTCACGGGTCATACGCATTAACTCCCACTCATCAATTGCCATTGTTACCAGGGTTTCAATATCCAGATAGTCCTCTTCTAAAGCCTTCAACTTAAGCTTCAGAGATGAAAGGGCAAGCTCGATATCTCTACTGGGCAACCCAAAAACCCTTGCAGGGATGAGAAAACCTATGTACGGCTTTCTCCCGATGACAGGGACACCCACAACCAGTACATCGGTGTCGCCTATGGTTGCCTCAACATCAGTAACGTCCTCAACAAAGCCAATTTTGAACTTTCTATCGTCCCCTGTGTAGAACACCACCTGTTTAAGCACAAGGGGTGACGTTAGCGTCAAAAACTCTACAACCGGCTTTCCATTGAAGAAAAGCCCGGTGAATTTTAGCCTCGCTTCGAAAAGTTCAACACCGTTAAAGTAAAAGCTGAAGTCCCTGATAATCAGCTCCCTCGGAACAATGTCGATGTCCCCAACCTCATCGTCATCGATAAGGAAAAGAACTGTATCCCCCTCAATTTTGAAGAGGGGCAAACCATCCGTTAGACCTTCTCGAACGCTCAATGCGCTCCTGTCTACCGTAAACTCCATTCCTTCAACAATAATGTTGAACCTTGCTGGGAGCGCCTCGCCAAAGGCAACGAACTTTGCGACTTCGCTACCTGCTTCATCGCCTAGAAGGGTACTGAACTTCTCCATAAACCTCCGGTACATATCTATCTTCTTAAGCACCGTTTTAGGTGCATCAACAACAACCTTATTACCTACTTCCATTTTTACTACCTCCACGTCCTGCAAACAAATATTTGGATTGTCAATTTTAAAAACTTTATCAAATTCTTATCTATACTATACATCATAGTATTTTTATTCATTGCATAAACGTCATCAATACCAAGGTCTTAAATCTAGGCTTACCCCCGATGAGGCATCTCAAAACAGCTCACCATGTCCACAATGAAGGCTCACTGTGAAAAGAAAGAAACGAACAGAAATACTCATCCCTTCTTCAGCTCGCTCGGGAACTTTATGGCGTCGAATGGGCACGTCTGGTTGCAGACACCACAACCGGTGCAGAGGAGTTCGTCTATCCTGACCTTCTTCGTCTCCGGGTCGTAGACGAGCGCCGGACAGCCGGTCAGGAGTATGCAGGCCTTGCAACCTGTACACTTGTCCTCGATGACTATAGGCTTCTCCCCGATTTCGCCGCGCCTTATCACAGGGATGACGCACTCGCGCTTCGCTATTATCACGGCCGGTCCGTCAATCTGCATCGCTTCCTTTATGGCTTCCCTCGTTGCCTTGAGGTCGTAGGGGTCAACGGTCTTGACGTATTTGACTCCCAAAGCTTTCACGAGAGCCTCTATATCGATCTCGTTGAACTTCCTACCGGTCTCGCTTCCGCCGGTTCCCGGGTGCGGCTGGTGGCCAGTCATGGCCGTCGTCCTGTTGTCGAGTATCATCACTAGAACGTTCAGGTTCTTGTAAACGGCATCGATGAGCGGCTGGATTCCGTTGTGGAAGAACGTTGAGTCGCCAATGGTAGCGATTATCTTCTTGCCCATGACGACGCTCTGGCCGTTGGCGAGGCTTATACTAGCGCCCATGACGTACTCCGTCCAGATGGCCTCGAGCGGCGGAAGGAGCGATAGGGCGTAGCAACCTATGTCGCCGTGTATCGGGACCTTGTAGCGGCCGAGCTTGAGGTCTCTCAATGCATCGAGGGCAGCACGGTAGGAGCCTCTATGTGGACAGCCGGGACACATGACCGGCGGCCTCTTGGGTGCGAGGCTCTCGGCGTAGGCAACCTCCTCCGGCCTGGTGTACTCCTCTCCCTCCTCGCCGATAAAGCCAAGAAGGGCGTTCCTTACGAGGGATGGAGTGAGCTCACCCTCAAGCGGCAGATGACCGCTCCTCTTTCCATATATCGGCACATTAAGCGCCTCTTCGTAGGCCGCTATTTTCACTTCTTCTTCAAGGAAAGGTGCGCCGTCTTCGATGACTATGGCCTCATCAACGGTCTTCAGGAACTCGACGACGAGCTTCTTCGGGAGCGGGTGAGGAGTTGAGAGCTTGAGGATTTTGAAGTCGGCGTTTATCTTTGGAAGGACCTCCTTCACGTAGTTGTAGGGGGCGCCTTCGACGATTATTCCAATCCTGGCGTCTTCCTTGCCCTCCACCCAGTTGAAGGGCATTTCATTGAACTCCTCCTCGATCTTCTTGAGAGTCTCATTCAGCCACTTGTGCCTCTTCCTGTTCCCCTCCATGCTCGCCCTGACGTATCTTTCAATGTCCTTCTTGAAGACGGGCTTCCTGTCGAGATCAACGAACTCCCCAACCTCAACGTCTGCCGTTGTGTGATTAACCCTAGTTGTCGTTCTGAAGATTATCGGGACTTTATATTTCTCGCTCAGCTCGTAGGCGTACTTTATGAGGTCGTGGGCCTCCTGCGGGTCGGCGGGCTCGAGAACGGGGAGGAGCGAAATCTTGCCGTAGTAGCGGTCGTCCTGCTCGGTCTGGCTCGTGTGTGGGCCAGGGTCATCGGCGACGAGAACTACCAAACCTCCTTCAACGCCCGAATATGCGAGGCTCATGAGAGGGTCAGCGGCGACGTTGAGACCAACGCATTTCATTGTAACGAGGGCCCTAAGGCCAGTGTAGGCAACTCCAGCGGCCTCCTCAAGGGCCACCTTCTCGTTCGGCGCCCACTCCGCGAATACTTCCGGTTTGAGGTGTGCTATTGTCTCCACGACCTCCGTCGAGGGAGTTCCTGGATAGCCAGTGGCAAAGGCCACGCCGCTCTCAAGTGCGCCGTATGCTATAGCCTCGTTCCCCATGAGAAGGAGCCTCTTTTTTCTCTCCGCAGGTTTGAACTCGGAGGAAGTGTTTCCAGACTTAACGGCCTCCACGATGACCACCGGTTAAATATGGGGCGTGGAGTATAAAACTTGTGGCTCGAAAAGTTGGGGAAAGACCCGAAAAATATTCGAAAAACGTCACCTCTTCTTGCCGTAGTTGGGGTCGTAGAAGTACTTACCGTGGGCCTCCGCCGTAGCGTCAAGGACCCTTCTCTGGACAAGGAAGGCATGGATTGCGTAGCCGAGTATCACCACTGCCGCGATCCCTCCGAAGAACTTGAACATCGAGTAGACCCAGAGGCCGAGGAAGGCAAAGAAGCCGAGGAGGACGAGGGCAAACAGCCCGAGGAGGATTTTGTAACCGTACCGCTCCATAAAAAGGGAGAAGTCCATGGGATCACCCTGTATCATTATCGCAGGGGAAGATATAAACGTTTCGCCAGCCCGCTCGCCCAAGCGGAATTCACCCTCAGGAAGGTATATAAAAGCCGGTGAGAACTTCCCCTGATGAAGGTTCGAGAACTGCTTGAGATGGTGGACGAAACCATAGCGGAGCTGAAGGTTGCCCTTGTTGCCAATCAGAGCAGGGCCTTTGAAACGCCGTACACAAGCCTTGAATTCACGCAGAGGGCCATAGAAATCCAGGAGGATTTAGACGATCTCATCAAGGTAAGGGAAAGACTCTCAGCTCTCGACCCCGATACGGAGGCCGAGGAGTACTTTGGAGAGGAAGAGATAGAGAAGCTTAAAGAGCTCCTTGAGCTCCTGAAGGAAAGCAAGAGCCACGTTTACTGAGGTGTCCCAATGAGGTTCGGGGAGCTGAAGGTAACCGCCGCGGTCCTTGCCATTCAGGGGCTTTTGGCCCTCTACACTGCCCAGAGTTATCCCAGGGTGTACCTCCCCTTTGCGGCCCTGGACTTCCTCCTGGCATACTTGGTTTACACAAAGAGCAACACGGCGGTCAAGGTAGCCCTGATATACCTCGGGATCGACCTATTCCTCGCAATATTCTACCTCATCGCGGGGGTTCTCCTTAAGGGCGTCGTCGCGTTTCTCGACTTCCTCGCGATCCACGATATGGTCTCCTACATCGAACTGACCTTTGGGGAGGAAGAGGCGTCCGAAGGGAACGGGTGAGCCCACCGACCCAATGGATTTCTGGCCCACGGAGCAAACTTTATAAGGATGTAAAGGAAGCTTTACGTAAAGGAAACTTTACATCGGTGGTGAGAGTGTGGGGGGAATCATGCAAAACATTCTGATTTGGACGGCCCTCATCATTCTGTCTGGACTTACTCTTGCTATCACATCGAGAGGGGCCGAAAACAGCGGGCGTAGAAAGGCTCTGATTCCGGCGGTCCTCGTGATCCTGAGCATGGGATACTTCCTCGGATGGGGGGTGAGCGAGGGGAACCTTGCAGCGGCATTTTCGGCCTTCGTAATGGGTGCCGTTCTTCTCAACATCTACTACAGGGAACTCGAAAAAAGAGGATATGTCCTGGGGGACGAGAGAACGCTGAGAATAGAAGAAACTGCCTCCAGGAGAACGCTCCAGGCCACGATGCTTTTCCTGGCCGTTCTAATGGTTTACCTTTCAGTGGAAAAGACGACAAACTCGGAGCTTGATCTGGCCTTCAAAACTGTTTCAGGGATCTTGGTTTTTGTCTTCATAACACACTGGACACTATTCCACTACTACTCGAGGGTGATGTGATGAAGAACCGCCTCCGCGAGCTGAGGGAGGAAAGGGGCCTAACACAGGAGGAGCTCGCAAAGGCCCTCGGCGTCACGAGGCAGACAATAATAGCGATAGAAAAGGGCAAGTACGATCCATCTCTCAGATTGGCCTTCAAAATAGCGAGGTTTTTTGGGGTTAAAATCGAGGACGTATTCGTGTACGAGGGAGAGTAAGGTGGTGGATTATGCCCGCTGCTAAGGTCGAAAACCTTGAGAAGGACTACGGGAAGGTTAAGGCCCTGAAGGGGATAAGTTTTGAGATCAAAGAGGGGGAGATATTCGGTCTCATCGGGCCGAACGGCGCTGGTAAGAGCACGACGCTCAAGATACTATCCACGCTCCTCAAGCCAACAGGGGGAAAGGCTGAGGTCTTCGGAAGGGACGTGGTGGAGGAGGCCGAGGAGGTCAGATCCCTGATAAGCTACCTCCCGGAGGAAGCTGGGGCCTACAAGAACCTGACCGGGATGGAGTACCTCACGTTCATGGCGAGGCTATACGCGAAGGACGAGAGGAAGGCTAGAGAAATGGCGGAGCTGGGGGTTAAGCTATCCGGTCTTGGCGAGAGGCTCAAGGACAAGGTCTCGACGTACTCAAAGGGAATGACCAGAAAGCTCCTCCTCGCGAGGGCGCTCATGGTGATGCCGAAGCTGGCCATCCTGGACGAGCCAGCGAGCGGCCTGGATATAGTAAACGCCTACACTATAAGGAAGACGATAAAGGCCTTTGCAAGAGAGAAGGGCGTCACCTTCCTCGTTTCAAGCCACAACATGCTGGAAGTCGAGTTCCTCTGCGACAGGGTGGCGCTGATAAACGAGGGAAGGATCGTCGAGTCTGGCACACCTGCGGAGCTGAAGGAGAAGTACGGCGCCGAGAATCTAGAGGAGGTCTTCATGAGGGCCGTGGGAGTCGAGATCCCCGAGCCCGTTGGAGGTGAAGGTTCATGAGCGACTTCTGGGTGCTGGCTAGGAAGGAGATAATGAACCTCGTCAGGGACAAGAAGCTTCTCTTCGGCCTGATAATAGTCCCGCTCATCCTCTACCCAGCGATGGGAAAGATGATACAGGTTGGCTTCCAGCAGGCGCAGGAGGAGACCCACGTTGCCATAGTGAACTTCGACGAAGGGAAGTACGGCGGGGTTCTGATAGACGCGCTGAACGTGACCCCCAACGTGACCGTGACGGTGATAAACGCGAAATCGCTCCAAGATGCACTGGAAGAGGCTTCCAAAGAAAAACAGAACGTTCTGGTCATAATCCCACCCAACTTCAGCCGGGCAATAGAGGGCAACCTCAAAGCGGAGGTAGAGGTCTACGGAATATTCAGGTCAGTGGGGACGGGTATAAAGGAGAGCGTGAGCGAGAGCAGAATAAAAGGCGTCGTAGAAGTCCTCTCAAAGGAGCTGGCCAGGATAAAGGTAAAGAAGGCCGGTTTTGAGGATCCCGATGCAGTCCTTGAACCCGTTGGTGCCGTCAGCAGGTCAGTCATAAGGGGCAGGATAGTCGACATACCGCCATCGGTCGTTTCGTCGGTTCTCGCCTCCCAATCCATGAGCCTGCCCCTGATAGTGTTCCTGATGGTCACAATAACCGCCCAGATGTCCGCAGGAGCAGTGGCGGCGGAGAAGGAGAACAAGACCCTTGAGACGCTCCTAACCCTTCCAGTGAAGAGAACAACTATAGTGGCCTCCAAAATAGCGGGGACGGCCCTCATGGGCCTGGTGGCCGCCCTAGCCTACATGATCGGCCTCAAGAGCTACATGGGCACTTTCCAGACCGACACCGGGGTGAGTCTTTCAGATCTAGGGCTCGGTGTAACCCCAGAGGGAATGATCCTCTTCTCTATCGTGGTCTTCCTGACGATAGTGTTCGCCCTGGCCCTGGCCATGCTCCTGGCGATCTACGCGGAGGACGTTCAGAGCGCCAACACCGTCGTCAGCTCGGTCATACTGCCGCTCGCCTTTCCGGCCTTCCTGCTGATGTTCGTTGACCTCTCCCAGCTACCGGCACTCGCCCGCTACTTCCTCCTCGCCATACCCTTCACGCACCCGATAGCGGCCTACAGGTACGCGGTAACCGGTGAATACTATCCCATGATCCTCAGCGTGGGCTACCTCACTTTTATAGCGGCTGTAACCCTCTACCTGACTGCGAGGATATTCTCGAGCGAGAAGGTTCTGACGGCAAAGATAAGCTGGGGCAAAAAGAAGAGGTGAGGGCTTCTTTTTGTTTTTTCATTACTTACGGTTAAATCTAACTCAAGATCAAGCACTATGCCAGCCTTAACCGCAGTCCAGGATCACTGGATAAAAAAGTTTAAAAATTACAATCCAAAATAGTTCTTATGAGGGTTCTCCGCGAGCTGTCGCAGGAAGAGACGGAAGAAGTACAGAAATCAGCCCTGGAACTCAGAGAGCAGGGATTGAGCTACTCACAGATCACTGAGAGGATCGCAGAGGAGTTCAACGTAAAGGTCTCCAAGGCCACAGTTCTCCGCTGGTGCAGAGGAACCCACAACACTTTCAACAAGATGAGAAAGGTCAACCTGAAGCCCTCACCGGCACTGGCGTACATAATCGGGGCCTATTTTGGAGACGGGACGGCAACTAAGGGGTCAAGATACAAGTACAACGTCAAATTGAAGGTCGTGGACAGAGAGTTTGCAGAGACATTCGCCAGTGCCCTAAAAGCGATAGGTCTCAACCCACGAACGGGATTCGAGAACAACGGGACAAGAACCGGTCGCTGGTACGTTGAAACATCAAGTAAAAGTCTCTACCTGTACTTAAAGAGCCCAAAAGAGCGTCTTTTTAATGTGGCAATGGAGTATCCAAGGGAGTTCCTGAGGGGGTTCTTTGACAGCGAGGGGAGCGTTATCTTCACGAGGAACAGGATTAGGGTGGAGGCCTGCAACTACGATGGAGAAGTTTTAGAGTTCTGTCAGGAACTGCTAAACGGACTCGGTATATATTCCAGGATATATAAAACAAAAAGAAAAGGGCAACCTGTAGTGATAAGAGGGAAACAGTACCGTTACACCTCTGACTTATTCACGCTTAAAATATACCGAGTTGAAAGCGTTTACAGATATATGCATGAGGTCGGATTCAGTATTTCTAGAAAACAGAACAAGCTGATTGACTTTTTTGGATTACCACAACAGAAATCACAAAATTTAGAAGAAAACAGAACAAAACGCGCTTTATAGCGGGGGGTGGATTTGAACCACCGACCTCCGGGTTATGAGCCCGGCGGGCACTCCTAGCTGCCCCACCCCGCTGCTCGACCCGTTAGTTAGTGAACCGGGCAGGGTTTATAAATCTTGCGGAAGCGGGTTTATAACTTTCAATGCCAGAAATAGGGCAGGTGGTAAGATGTATCTGACGAAAGAGGAGGAGCTTATTCTTGCCGGCGAATACGGCTACGCGCTCCAGAAGGCGATGGAGATACTGGTTGCACTCGGCGACATCTACGGTGCCGATAGACTCATTCCAATCAAAAGCGCCCAGGTGGCTGGGGTTTCATACAAAAACATAGGCGAAGCCGGTGTTGAGTTCCTGAGGGACTTCGTGGAGGCGGGGGCGAAGGTGAGCGTTTACACCACACTCAATCCAGCGGGGATAGGCGACGATGAGTTTATGGAGAAGCAGAGGGAGGTACTTGAACTGTACCGCGCGATGGGAATAGAAACCACATCAACCTGTACCCCATACTACGGCGCCAATCTTCCCAAGTTCGGCGACCATATAGCGTGGAGCGAGAGCTCGGCCGTTATCTTTGCCAACTCGATCATTGGAGCTAGGACAAACCGCGAGGGAGGGCCCTCAAGCCTCGCGGCCGCCATAGTGGGGAAGACACCCAACTACGGCCTTCACCTCGATGAGAACAGAAAGGCAACGGTGATTGTGGACGTTCAGGCTAAAGTAAAAACCTTCGCGGACTATGCCGCTTTGGGCTACCACCTCGGCAGAACCCTCGGAAACGACGTGCCCTACGTCAAGGGAATAAAACCGGAGAGCCTCGACTTCCTCAAGGAGATGGGGGCCGCTATGGCCGCGAGCGGCTCAATAGCACTCTACCACGTTGAGGGTGAGACACCCGAGTACAGAGAAGCCATAGCAGATAAAGTAGAGACAATAACCGTCGAGGACTCGGACATAAAGGCGGTGAAGGAGCAGTTCTCCGACGACTGGAGCGAGATAGACATGATACTGATCGGCTGTCCCCACGCCTCCCTGCCCGAGGTGAAAGAGATAGCGGAACTCCTGAGGATGCGCGGAAGACCGCTCAAAATCCCGCTCTTCATAACCGCCAGCAGGGCCGTTAAGGCTTTAGCGGACGCCCTCGGATACACGGAAACCATAGAGCGCTACAACGGGAGGATTATTCCGGATTCCTGCTTCGTGGTGTCGCCGATAAAGGGATGGTACAATGGGATAGCCACCAACAGCGGCAAGTCAGCTTTCTACTTCCGCTCCTTCGGGTTCAGCGTCAGACTCGACGACGCGGAGAACCTGATAAAGGAGGCCCCGTGAGGTGGGAGAATGAAGCTCAAGGGAAGGAAAGTTGTTGGTGGGAAAGCTGAGGGGGAGCTGGTCGTGTCCCAAAAACCACTCTCATTCCTCGGCGGTGTGGATCCAGATACCGGGATCGTTACAGACGCGGAGAGCGACATCAGGGGGCAGAGTATAGCTGGAAAGATTCTCGCCTTCCCCCGAGGCAAAGGGTCAACAGTTGGCTCCTACGTCATCTACGCCCTTAAAAAGAACGGTAAGGCCCCAAAAGCAATAATCGTCGAGGAGGCGGAGACAATAGTAGCGACCGGTGCTATAATCGCCGGAATTCCGATGGTGCAGGGGATAGACGTCTCAAAGCTGAAGAGCGGGAGAAAGGCCAGGATTGACGCGGATTCGGGCGAGGTCGAAGTCCTCGAATCGGGGGAGTAGATTTTTAACCCTTCTTTCAGTTTTTTAGCAGGGGGAAGACATGCCAAAGGGTATCTACGAGTGCGTCAACTGCGGCCACCGCGAGGTTCTTGATTCCAACGAGCCCCTCCTCGAGGGAGCCTGTCCCAAGTGCGGGGGGGACATGGTATTAGTGGGCTTTAGCGGGGAAACCTCGGGAATCCTACCCGGCACGGGGGGAAAGCTGGAGGAGATCGAGGATCTCATTGCCCGCTTTTATAGGGCTGAATTCTTGGAGAGCAGGGGAGGAGTTTTCGTCTTCCGGGTCAGCGAGATCTACGAGAGAAACTTTGAGGTCGTTCTGAAGGAGCTTGAGGCCTGCGGCTACTGGGGGGCGCTGAAAAAGGCCAATGAGGAGGTTCTCCTCTACGTTTTCCCCGCCGGAGAGGTCAAACCGGACAACCCGAAGATAGGGATAGTGCTCTTTCTCCTCACCCTCCTCTCGACCCTGTGGGCGGGTTATGTTCTTGCCATCGGTCACATAGCTACTCTCGACCACTACGGCATCCCAGGCTACAAGAACCCATACGTCACGGCCGTGGCGTTCTCGCTCAGTGTTCTGGCCATCCTCGGAACCCACGAGATGGGGCACAAGATAGCCGCGACGCTCCACAACGTTAAGTCCACGTTCCCCTACTTCATTCCATTTCCGAACCTCCTCGGAACCCTCGGGGCGGTGATACGGGTAAAGTCGCCGGTCCCAACGAAGAACGCGGCCATAGATCTGGGAGTCAGCGGGCCCCTGGCGGGGATAATCGTGGCGATCCCGGTGACGGCGATCGGGCTGAGGCTTTCAGTTGTAGTGCCGAGCTCCGCGGTTCCACAGACCGGCAAGGGACTGTACATGGGCACCAACTTGCTGTTCACCCTCATAGAGCGGCTGGTACTCGGCCTCAACGGATCAAGCGGCGACTACGTGGTGTTCCTCCATCCGGTTGCGATAGCCGGGTGGGTGGGCATACTGGTGACATTCCTCAACCTGATCCCCGCGGTGCAGCTCGACGGAGGACACATAGCCCGGGCGTTCCTGGGGGAGAAAACCCACAGGTACTTCACCTTCGCCATAGCGCTGGGGCTCATATTACTGAGCTACCTCTGGAGCGGGTGGCTTATATGGGGCCTCCTCGTGCTGTTCATAGGTAGTGCGGGCAACCCCGGGGCGCTGGATGAAGTAACGCCGGCCTCGCCGGGCAGAAAAGTCCTGGCCATCCTGGCGGCCCTGCTCTTCATCCTGTGCGCAACTCCTGTTCCCCTGGTCGTGAAGTGAGCTATTCTTTCTTTTCCCTTTCTTCCAAGATGCGCTGGATGTCGTAGTATATAGTGTCCCTCGATACCCCAAACACCCTCGCAAGCTCGGAGATGTTCAGGACTTTGGGGTTGTAGTCAAAGAGGGAAAGGACGTGAGCGAGAAGCGTTCTCCGATCAGGTTTTTCTGCAAAGGGGCCCGCTTTCCGCGGGGTCGAGTTGTAGGCGACGATGCCAACCGCGTACGTCCTCCTCGTCACTGGCGTTGTGTAAGTTCCGATCCTGAAGGCCACCACGTCCACACTGCTGAGATAGGGATTGATTTTTTCCAGTACGTTCCGGATCGCCACCTCCCTGTTCCGCCCCGTGGAATACTCCACAATGACGTTCCCGCCGGGCTTCGATGCGTCGGTCAGGAGAACGGCAGAAAGGTGCATAAACGCACCGAACGTAAGGTTAAGTTCCGCTGATTTTATATAACAGCTGGAAGGAGAAAGCACTTCCTTCAGCTTCCTTTTGAAATCGTTTATGCAGTCCTCGACGCTGGCAGACTCACAGGAAACGTGGAGCAGCTTCATTCCTCCCCCTCGGACTTTTTAAGAGCAAAAAATATATAAAGCTTGCCTGGCAACTGTCGGAGACTGGTGGTAAAATAACCTTACTCAGAAGGCATCAAACTTGACTGTATAAAATCCAAGCGCCTAGTTGTTAGTTTGTGGTTTCTCCAACATATTTACAGAACAGTTAAGGGAAATTTCGCAATCCGCAATTTTGGTGGCAGATCCGACAAAAATGGGGAGAAAGGTATTTAAGGTCGGATTTTGCTAGGTAATACGAAGAACCCTTTGGAGGTGATGTGAAATGAAGAGGAAGGCCCAGGGTGCAATTGAGTACCTGTTCATGATCGCAGCGGCGCTAGTCATCGTCCTAATAGTTGTCAAGCAGCTCAGCAACAAGGGAAGCAGCGCTAAGAGCACCGCCAACACCGCAGAGGAGTCTGCTAACAGCGAGCTCAACAGCATGATTAGCAATGCATGATGTAGAGACGTGTTGTTTGAGTTTAATATCTTTCTCACTTTTAATATATCAGTCGGTTGTATCTCGGTTTAAAATTATAGTCAGCTGGAGGTATGGATATTGAGGTACAGGGGTCAAGGATCGTTGGAATATCTGTTCATGGTGGCCGCGGCGCTGGTCATAGTAGCGATCTTAATGACAAAATTCTTCAATCCAAGAACTGGAACTGTTCACAAGCTCGGAAACACTGCATCCAACGTTGAACAGGACATAGATTCCAGTTTAAACAGCATGATCAGCTCCTCCTAGTTACCAGATGTATTTCGATTTTATTTCCAGAAGCGACTAAAAAGCCCTTTTCTTTGAGCTCCAATCTGCGCCCAGTTAGAGAAACACATACTCTCTGTGTGCACACACGGATCACATTTTGAGATACATTATAAGGCAAAAGTTCCCCATCCTCGCTAAAAGCAATTCCATCGTAAACAATTCCAAGGCTGGTGTTGTTCAAGGGAGTAATCCGAATACCGTCATCATTCATGTACCATACAACTGCCGAGTACATGCCTCCATCGGAACCTGCCCAAGTAGCCAGATAGGAATCCCCTTCCAGAAAAATCTTCAAACGGTGATCAATGGTGGTGTTATCCCTTAATACGAAGATCTCCAAGATCTCAGAGAGATTGTATAGAACACT encodes the following:
- a CDS encoding ABC transporter ATP-binding protein, with translation MPAAKVENLEKDYGKVKALKGISFEIKEGEIFGLIGPNGAGKSTTLKILSTLLKPTGGKAEVFGRDVVEEAEEVRSLISYLPEEAGAYKNLTGMEYLTFMARLYAKDERKAREMAELGVKLSGLGERLKDKVSTYSKGMTRKLLLARALMVMPKLAILDEPASGLDIVNAYTIRKTIKAFAREKGVTFLVSSHNMLEVEFLCDRVALINEGRIVESGTPAELKEKYGAENLEEVFMRAVGVEIPEPVGGEGS
- a CDS encoding helix-turn-helix transcriptional regulator — protein: MKNRLRELREERGLTQEELAKALGVTRQTIIAIEKGKYDPSLRLAFKIARFFGVKIEDVFVYEGE
- the iorA gene encoding indolepyruvate ferredoxin oxidoreductase subunit alpha, which encodes MGNEAIAYGALESGVAFATGYPGTPSTEVVETIAHLKPEVFAEWAPNEKVALEEAAGVAYTGLRALVTMKCVGLNVAADPLMSLAYSGVEGGLVVLVADDPGPHTSQTEQDDRYYGKISLLPVLEPADPQEAHDLIKYAYELSEKYKVPIIFRTTTRVNHTTADVEVGEFVDLDRKPVFKKDIERYVRASMEGNRKRHKWLNETLKKIEEEFNEMPFNWVEGKEDARIGIIVEGAPYNYVKEVLPKINADFKILKLSTPHPLPKKLVVEFLKTVDEAIVIEDGAPFLEEEVKIAAYEEALNVPIYGKRSGHLPLEGELTPSLVRNALLGFIGEEGEEYTRPEEVAYAESLAPKRPPVMCPGCPHRGSYRAALDALRDLKLGRYKVPIHGDIGCYALSLLPPLEAIWTEYVMGASISLANGQSVVMGKKIIATIGDSTFFHNGIQPLIDAVYKNLNVLVMILDNRTTAMTGHQPHPGTGGSETGRKFNEIDIEALVKALGVKYVKTVDPYDLKATREAIKEAMQIDGPAVIIAKRECVIPVIRRGEIGEKPIVIEDKCTGCKACILLTGCPALVYDPETKKVRIDELLCTGCGVCNQTCPFDAIKFPSELKKG
- a CDS encoding LAGLIDADG family homing endonuclease encodes the protein MRVLRELSQEETEEVQKSALELREQGLSYSQITERIAEEFNVKVSKATVLRWCRGTHNTFNKMRKVNLKPSPALAYIIGAYFGDGTATKGSRYKYNVKLKVVDREFAETFASALKAIGLNPRTGFENNGTRTGRWYVETSSKSLYLYLKSPKERLFNVAMEYPREFLRGFFDSEGSVIFTRNRIRVEACNYDGEVLEFCQELLNGLGIYSRIYKTKRKGQPVVIRGKQYRYTSDLFTLKIYRVESVYRYMHEVGFSISRKQNKLIDFFGLPQQKSQNLEENRTKRAL
- a CDS encoding DUF2178 domain-containing protein, whose amino-acid sequence is MGGIMQNILIWTALIILSGLTLAITSRGAENSGRRKALIPAVLVILSMGYFLGWGVSEGNLAAAFSAFVMGAVLLNIYYRELEKRGYVLGDERTLRIEETASRRTLQATMLFLAVLMVYLSVEKTTNSELDLAFKTVSGILVFVFITHWTLFHYYSRVM
- a CDS encoding ABC transporter permease, with translation MSDFWVLARKEIMNLVRDKKLLFGLIIVPLILYPAMGKMIQVGFQQAQEETHVAIVNFDEGKYGGVLIDALNVTPNVTVTVINAKSLQDALEEASKEKQNVLVIIPPNFSRAIEGNLKAEVEVYGIFRSVGTGIKESVSESRIKGVVEVLSKELARIKVKKAGFEDPDAVLEPVGAVSRSVIRGRIVDIPPSVVSSVLASQSMSLPLIVFLMVTITAQMSAGAVAAEKENKTLETLLTLPVKRTTIVASKIAGTALMGLVAALAYMIGLKSYMGTFQTDTGVSLSDLGLGVTPEGMILFSIVVFLTIVFALALAMLLAIYAEDVQSANTVVSSVILPLAFPAFLLMFVDLSQLPALARYFLLAIPFTHPIAAYRYAVTGEYYPMILSVGYLTFIAAVTLYLTARIFSSEKVLTAKISWGKKKR